A single genomic interval of Demequina sp. NBRC 110054 harbors:
- a CDS encoding RNA polymerase sigma factor: MTDWRSTMEQLVRERERALLGYAYLVCGDPVQAQDLVQDALVKTFSKPRPGLEIHKAEGYVRRAITTVYIDQYRRGQRWQKVRHLFQTQEVGDDEFGPIDVGADVDDAVRTLPPRVRACVVLRYFDDLTVPAIAHELGIAEGTVKRYLSDAIGHLEGTLGALDDAERPSETVVVSGRSGRSGS; this comes from the coding sequence ATGACCGACTGGCGGAGCACGATGGAGCAGCTCGTGCGAGAGCGCGAGCGCGCCCTGTTGGGCTACGCCTACCTGGTGTGCGGCGATCCCGTGCAGGCGCAGGATCTCGTGCAGGACGCCCTGGTCAAGACGTTCTCCAAGCCCCGCCCGGGCCTGGAGATCCACAAGGCCGAGGGCTACGTCAGGCGCGCGATCACCACGGTCTACATCGACCAGTACCGACGGGGTCAGAGGTGGCAGAAGGTCCGCCACCTGTTCCAGACCCAGGAGGTCGGGGACGACGAGTTCGGCCCCATCGACGTGGGCGCGGACGTGGACGATGCGGTGCGCACCCTTCCACCACGGGTGCGTGCGTGCGTGGTGCTGAGGTACTTCGACGACCTCACGGTCCCGGCCATCGCGCATGAGCTGGGGATCGCCGAGGGGACCGTCAAGCGGTACCTCAGCGATGCCATCGGTCACCTGGAAGGAACGCTGGGCGCTCTCGACGATGCGGAACGACCGAGCGAGACCGTCGTGGTCTCCGGTCGGTCAGGAAGGAGCGGATCATGA